Proteins from a single region of Parasedimentitalea psychrophila:
- a CDS encoding HlyC/CorC family transporter yields METYPTVLDSAFWITAGVIVLLLVLSAFFSGSETALTAASRGKLRTQADKGSRGAMRALAVTEDSERLIGSVLLGNNLVNIMAASLATAMFTRVFGESGVALSTLVMTLLVLVFAEVLPKTYAISNPEKAAATVAPIIGVLVRILAPFVAAVSLLVRAVLRVFGVQIDPNSNILAFREGIAGAMQLGHSEGIVEKEDRDRILGALDLSERTVDEIMLHRSKIEMINLADDPQVILEQCLNSPYTRLPLYRDEPENIIGLIHAKDLLREMYSQIGGPEGNATALRDFRITEVAKPPYFIPETTPLDDQMRQFLRQRAHFALVVDEYGSLQGLITLEDILEEIVGEITDEFDPAAETPIEMASDGNYLVDGAMTIRDLNRATEWTLPDDEANTVAGLVIHEAQIIPTKGQVFSFHGFRFEVTERSGNRLTALKIRPLE; encoded by the coding sequence ATGGAAACCTATCCGACCGTTCTCGACAGTGCTTTTTGGATCACCGCTGGTGTCATTGTCCTGTTGTTGGTGCTCTCTGCCTTTTTCTCAGGATCAGAAACCGCGCTGACAGCCGCCTCCCGCGGCAAGTTGCGCACCCAGGCGGACAAAGGATCACGCGGGGCCATGCGGGCGCTGGCGGTCACCGAGGACAGCGAGCGGTTGATCGGCTCGGTCCTGCTGGGTAACAATCTGGTCAATATCATGGCCGCCTCCCTGGCAACCGCCATGTTCACCCGCGTGTTTGGCGAAAGCGGCGTGGCCTTGTCAACGCTGGTAATGACCCTGCTGGTGCTGGTCTTTGCCGAAGTTCTGCCCAAGACCTACGCCATTTCCAACCCCGAAAAAGCCGCGGCAACAGTGGCGCCAATCATCGGCGTTCTGGTCAGGATACTGGCTCCGTTTGTGGCCGCAGTAAGCCTGCTGGTGCGCGCGGTCCTGCGTGTTTTTGGAGTGCAGATCGACCCCAACAGCAATATTCTGGCCTTTCGGGAGGGCATTGCAGGCGCGATGCAACTTGGCCATTCCGAAGGGATCGTGGAAAAAGAAGACCGGGACCGCATTCTTGGAGCCCTGGACCTGTCAGAGCGGACCGTGGACGAAATCATGCTGCACCGCTCGAAAATCGAAATGATAAACCTCGCCGACGATCCTCAGGTGATTCTGGAACAATGCCTGAACTCCCCTTACACCCGCCTGCCGCTCTATCGAGATGAGCCAGAGAACATTATTGGCTTGATCCATGCCAAAGATTTGTTGCGTGAGATGTATTCCCAGATTGGTGGCCCCGAAGGCAATGCAACGGCGCTCCGTGATTTCCGCATCACCGAGGTTGCAAAACCACCCTACTTCATTCCTGAAACCACCCCTCTGGACGATCAGATGCGGCAGTTTCTGCGACAGAGGGCGCATTTTGCCCTGGTGGTCGATGAATATGGCTCATTGCAGGGCTTGATCACCCTCGAAGATATCCTGGAAGAAATTGTCGGCGAGATCACCGATGAGTTTGACCCGGCAGCCGAAACCCCGATCGAGATGGCCTCCGACGGGAATTATCTGGTTGATGGCGCCATGACCATCCGGGATTTAAACCGCGCAACCGAGTGGACGCTGCCGGACGACGAGGCCAATACGGTTGCCGGTCTGGTCATTCACGAGGCGCAGATAATCCCCACCAAGGGGCAGGTATTCTCGTTCCATGGCTTTCGCTTTGAAGTGACAGAACGGTCGGGTAATCGCCTCACTGCTTTGAAAATTCGCCCTTTGGAATGA
- a CDS encoding site-specific tyrosine recombinase XerD codes for MAPHDALQWISTFLDAQAAELGASRNTLLAYGRDLKDFTSWLQRNGIDILTATREDIENYLIFCDAQGLAKSTRARRLSAVKQIYRFAFEESWRADNPAIQIRGPGRAKTLPKTLEVIEVDRLLDAARQTGRNPSDKLRNTCLMELLYATGMRVSELVSLPVSAGRGDPRMLLIRGKGGKERMVPLSPPARLALATWLTTRDEIEEDRSSKGQPGSLFLFPSRGKAGHLTRHWFYQLIKDLAASGGLDPAKVTPHTLRHAFATHLLANGADLRAIQTLLGHSDISTTEIYTHVLDARLSELVLQHHPLAQDADDPEP; via the coding sequence ATGGCCCCGCATGACGCCCTACAATGGATCTCGACCTTTCTCGACGCACAGGCTGCGGAACTGGGGGCCTCGCGCAATACGCTGCTGGCCTATGGCCGTGATCTCAAAGACTTTACCAGCTGGCTGCAACGCAACGGCATCGACATATTAACGGCCACACGCGAAGACATCGAAAACTACCTGATCTTCTGTGACGCGCAGGGATTGGCCAAATCCACCCGCGCACGCAGGCTGTCGGCGGTCAAGCAGATCTACCGGTTTGCATTCGAAGAAAGCTGGCGTGCCGACAATCCGGCCATTCAGATCCGCGGACCGGGGCGGGCCAAAACACTGCCCAAAACGCTAGAGGTGATCGAGGTTGACCGGTTGTTGGATGCCGCCCGTCAAACCGGCCGCAACCCATCCGACAAGCTGCGCAATACCTGCCTGATGGAATTGCTCTATGCTACCGGCATGCGGGTGAGCGAACTGGTCTCGCTCCCGGTTTCGGCAGGGCGCGGTGATCCCCGCATGTTGCTGATCCGTGGCAAGGGCGGCAAAGAGCGCATGGTGCCGCTGTCGCCGCCTGCCCGGCTGGCGCTGGCAACATGGCTCACCACACGCGATGAGATTGAGGAAGACCGAAGCTCCAAAGGCCAGCCTGGCTCGTTGTTTCTGTTCCCGTCACGGGGAAAAGCCGGGCATCTGACCCGTCACTGGTTCTATCAGTTGATCAAGGATCTTGCGGCCAGCGGCGGGCTGGACCCCGCCAAGGTAACGCCCCATACCCTGCGACATGCCTTTGCCACTCATCTGCTGGCCAATGGCGCCGACCTGCGCGCCATTCAGACCTTGCTGGGTCATTCAGATATTTCTACCACGGAAATCTATACCCATGTTCTGGATGCCCGGCTCAGCGAATTGGTTCTGCAGCATCATCCTTTGGCACAAGACGCAGACGACCCCGAACCGTAA
- a CDS encoding shikimate kinase → MSENEQKPDVEVAVSLPARLKKTIVMVGMMGAGKTAVGRALAARLNVPFLDSDHEIEAAANLTIPEIFARDGVAYFRQKERQVISRLLSEQCGVLSTGGGAFLSGENREIIKENGVSLWLQADLEVTWNRVKHRNTRPLLQTENPRETLSALYEVRVPMYAKADLHVPSDGQVSIEGMVDRALQALKTRPDVLEWT, encoded by the coding sequence ATGAGCGAAAATGAGCAAAAACCTGATGTTGAAGTCGCAGTCTCACTGCCCGCACGGTTGAAAAAGACCATTGTGATGGTGGGGATGATGGGGGCAGGCAAGACTGCTGTAGGTCGCGCTTTGGCGGCGCGCCTCAATGTTCCGTTTCTGGACAGCGACCACGAGATCGAAGCCGCTGCCAACCTGACGATTCCGGAGATTTTCGCCCGCGATGGGGTTGCCTATTTCCGTCAAAAAGAGCGTCAGGTGATTTCACGCCTGCTGAGCGAACAATGCGGGGTGCTCTCCACCGGCGGCGGCGCCTTTCTTTCCGGGGAAAACCGGGAAATAATTAAGGAAAACGGCGTGTCGCTTTGGCTGCAGGCCGATCTTGAGGTGACCTGGAACCGGGTCAAACACCGCAATACCCGGCCGCTGCTGCAGACCGAAAACCCGCGTGAAACGTTAAGTGCTTTGTATGAGGTCCGGGTGCCAATGTATGCCAAGGCAGATTTGCATGTGCCCTCAGACGGACAGGTTTCGATTGAGGGAATGGTTGACCGGGCGCTGCAGGCGCTGAAGACCCGCCCTGATGTATTGGAATGGACATAA
- the aroB gene encoding 3-dehydroquinate synthase, whose amino-acid sequence MENTVHVDLGDRSYDVVIGPGLLAQAGSRIAPLLTRRRVVVVSDETVAALHLDTLRAGLATAGIEMVALALPPGESTKAWPQFSRTVEWLLDQKVERGDIVVAFGGGVIGDLVGFAAAVLRRGVRFVQIPTSLLAQVDSSVGGKTGINAPQGKNLIGAFHQPSLVLADTAVLGTLTARDFLAGYGEVVKYGMLGDAGFFSWLEANGPRLAGGDMAARVEAVTRSVQMKADIVARDETEQGDRALLNLGHTFGHALEAATGYSDRLLHGEGVAIGCVLAFELSARLGLCSQEDPSRVRAHLKDMGMKTDLADIAGDLPSAEALVDLMGQDKKVVDGQLKFILARSIGDAFVTGDVPAEAVLSVLKDALAK is encoded by the coding sequence ATGGAAAATACTGTACACGTCGATCTTGGTGATCGCTCTTATGATGTGGTGATTGGCCCGGGATTGCTGGCGCAGGCCGGCAGCCGGATCGCCCCTTTGTTGACGAGGCGCCGGGTGGTGGTGGTCAGTGATGAAACTGTCGCGGCGCTGCATCTGGACACATTGCGGGCTGGATTGGCGACGGCAGGTATCGAAATGGTCGCACTGGCCCTGCCGCCGGGAGAATCCACCAAAGCCTGGCCCCAGTTCAGCCGCACTGTAGAATGGCTGTTGGATCAAAAGGTCGAGCGCGGCGATATCGTTGTTGCATTTGGCGGCGGGGTGATCGGCGATCTGGTTGGATTTGCCGCTGCGGTGCTGCGCCGTGGGGTGCGGTTCGTGCAAATCCCCACCTCGCTGCTGGCACAGGTCGACAGTTCGGTTGGTGGCAAAACGGGTATCAATGCGCCGCAGGGGAAAAACCTGATCGGAGCCTTTCATCAGCCGTCACTGGTACTGGCGGACACTGCGGTCTTGGGCACATTGACGGCGCGCGATTTTCTGGCCGGTTACGGCGAGGTGGTGAAATACGGGATGCTGGGGGACGCCGGGTTTTTCAGCTGGCTAGAGGCCAACGGTCCACGTCTGGCGGGCGGCGATATGGCGGCGCGGGTCGAGGCGGTGACACGCTCGGTGCAGATGAAAGCTGACATTGTGGCGCGGGACGAGACCGAGCAGGGCGACCGGGCGCTGTTGAACCTGGGCCATACCTTCGGTCACGCTCTGGAGGCGGCAACAGGCTATTCGGACCGGTTGCTGCACGGAGAAGGCGTGGCCATCGGCTGCGTGCTGGCCTTTGAGCTGTCAGCGCGTTTGGGCCTGTGCAGTCAGGAAGACCCAAGCCGGGTTCGGGCGCATCTAAAAGACATGGGCATGAAAACCGACCTCGCCGATATCGCCGGTGATCTGCCCTCTGCCGAGGCCCTGGTTGATCTGATGGGGCAGGATAAAAAGGTGGTGGATGGCCAGCTGAAATTCATCCTGGCCCGAAGCATTGGCGATGCCTTTGTGACGGGCGATGTTCCGGCTGAGGCGGTTTTGAGCGTTCTGAAAGATGCTCTGGCCAAGTGA
- a CDS encoding trimethylamine methyltransferase family protein: MNKPTNPTARVARSGGRAARRAARAAPVPEHLRSIHPGMEGGTLKPLTQQDMERIHSSVLDALENIGLADAPQSGIDYLVGAGCILGDDGRIRFPRALVEDTIAKANRSITLFSRDGKTDLELSGNRVHYGTAGAAVSMVDVHGREYRHSTVQDLHDAARIADQLNNIHFLQRPMVCRDIADNREMDLNSIYASAAGTTKHIGVSFSEPDFVDDGLEMLHMMAGGEDKWRERPFVSNSNCFVVPPMKFATESCEVMEKCILGGMPVLLLSAGMAGATAPSTIAGAIVQACAECLAGLVYVNAVKPGAPAIFGTWPFGLDLRTGAMSVGSGEQALLTAGCAQMHSFYGVPGGAAAGAADSKLPDMQAGWEQMCSAVMAGLSGLNMVYEAGGMHASLLGFCHESLILSDDLLGQALRCVRGIEVTDETMALDQIRDTCIGGPGHYLGTSQTLSRMESDYVYPSLGDRTSPKEWAEMGKPDLLQNATARKEEILGVRSAARFDAETDKALRGRFNIHLPS; the protein is encoded by the coding sequence ATGAACAAACCAACCAACCCCACCGCCCGCGTCGCCCGCAGCGGAGGTCGCGCCGCGCGTCGCGCCGCCCGTGCAGCACCGGTTCCCGAGCATCTTCGCTCCATACATCCAGGCATGGAAGGCGGCACACTCAAGCCGCTCACCCAGCAAGATATGGAACGCATCCATAGTTCTGTCTTGGACGCACTGGAAAATATCGGTCTTGCCGATGCGCCGCAAAGCGGCATTGACTACTTGGTCGGCGCAGGCTGCATCCTGGGAGATGACGGCCGCATCCGCTTTCCGCGGGCTTTGGTCGAAGACACCATCGCCAAGGCCAATCGCTCGATCACCCTGTTCAGCCGCGATGGCAAAACTGATCTGGAGCTGTCGGGCAACCGGGTCCACTACGGCACCGCAGGCGCCGCCGTGAGCATGGTCGATGTCCACGGCCGTGAATACCGCCATTCTACGGTGCAAGACCTGCATGACGCGGCACGCATTGCAGACCAGTTGAACAATATTCACTTTCTCCAGCGGCCAATGGTCTGCCGTGACATCGCCGACAATCGTGAGATGGACCTGAATTCCATCTATGCCAGCGCAGCCGGCACCACCAAACACATAGGCGTTTCATTCAGCGAACCCGATTTTGTCGATGACGGCCTTGAAATGCTGCACATGATGGCCGGAGGCGAAGACAAATGGCGTGAACGGCCCTTTGTGTCGAACAGCAATTGTTTTGTAGTGCCGCCGATGAAGTTCGCCACCGAAAGCTGCGAAGTCATGGAGAAATGCATCCTTGGTGGTATGCCTGTTCTGTTGCTTTCGGCGGGCATGGCAGGCGCTACCGCACCGTCAACCATTGCCGGCGCTATTGTGCAGGCCTGCGCCGAATGTCTGGCCGGTCTGGTCTATGTCAACGCCGTCAAACCCGGTGCCCCGGCAATTTTTGGAACCTGGCCATTTGGGCTCGACCTGCGAACAGGCGCTATGTCCGTCGGCTCGGGCGAACAGGCGCTGCTGACGGCAGGCTGTGCTCAGATGCACTCATTCTATGGCGTGCCGGGAGGTGCTGCGGCAGGGGCCGCCGATTCCAAACTGCCGGATATGCAGGCCGGATGGGAGCAGATGTGCTCGGCGGTGATGGCGGGGCTGTCCGGTCTGAACATGGTCTATGAAGCTGGCGGCATGCATGCGTCCTTGCTGGGCTTTTGTCATGAATCACTGATCCTCAGTGATGATCTGCTTGGACAGGCGCTGCGCTGTGTTCGCGGCATCGAAGTCACGGACGAAACAATGGCGCTGGATCAGATCCGCGACACCTGCATTGGCGGCCCCGGTCACTATCTTGGCACCAGCCAAACACTCAGCCGGATGGAGAGCGACTATGTCTACCCCAGCCTTGGCGACCGCACCTCGCCCAAGGAATGGGCGGAAATGGGCAAACCGGACCTGTTGCAAAATGCCACCGCCCGCAAAGAAGAAATTCTGGGTGTGCGCTCGGCAGCCCGGTTTGATGCCGAAACGGATAAGGCTCTGCGAGGCCGTTTCAATATCCACCTGCCGAGTTAA
- the ssb gene encoding single-stranded DNA-binding protein has protein sequence MAGSVNKVILIGNLGRDPEVRSFQNGGKVCNLRIATSENWKDRSTGERREKTEWHSVAIFSEGLVRVAEQYLRKGSKVYIEGALQTRKWQDQSGADRYSTEVVLQGFGSTLTMLDGRGEGGDQGGGGGNYGGGGGGGNYGGGGGGSSYDSGSQGGGSQGGGGNFGGGGAQSGASHNIDDDEIPF, from the coding sequence ATGGCCGGCTCAGTCAACAAAGTCATTCTCATCGGCAACCTGGGCCGCGACCCCGAGGTGCGCAGCTTTCAGAACGGCGGCAAGGTGTGCAACCTGCGCATTGCCACCTCGGAAAACTGGAAAGACCGCAGCACCGGAGAGCGGCGCGAAAAAACCGAATGGCACTCGGTCGCCATCTTCAGCGAAGGTCTGGTTCGGGTCGCCGAGCAATATCTGCGCAAAGGCTCCAAGGTCTACATCGAAGGTGCGCTGCAAACGCGCAAATGGCAGGACCAATCCGGTGCTGACCGCTATTCAACCGAGGTCGTGCTGCAGGGCTTTGGCTCAACGCTGACCATGTTGGATGGTCGCGGTGAAGGCGGCGATCAAGGTGGAGGCGGCGGCAACTACGGTGGTGGTGGCGGCGGTGGCAACTATGGCGGCGGCGGCGGTGGCAGTTCGTATGACAGCGGCTCGCAAGGCGGCGGATCGCAAGGCGGCGGCGGCAACTTTGGCGGCGGCGGCGCGCAAAGCGGTGCGTCCCATAACATTGATGACGACGAAATCCCGTTCTAA
- a CDS encoding lytic transglycosylase domain-containing protein codes for MRKLAIGMVIAGLSAGPVAAADIFGTKSQRSLFASHTRVLDGRAAGQYNNSVRLKPPSIYTPSKWGHLPYSGNYRGEYLDMARSAARQHGVPEDLFLRLVQQESNWNPNAKSHKGALGLAQLMPATARSLGVDPQKPQQNLEGGARYLARQYRKFGTWKLALAAYNAGPQAVEKHGGIPPYRETQNYVKKIWGS; via the coding sequence ATGCGCAAGCTGGCTATTGGCATGGTTATTGCAGGTTTATCGGCTGGCCCGGTTGCTGCGGCGGATATTTTTGGCACAAAGAGCCAGCGGAGCCTGTTTGCATCGCATACCCGCGTTCTGGATGGTCGGGCGGCGGGACAGTACAATAACTCGGTCCGTTTAAAGCCACCCAGTATCTATACGCCCAGTAAATGGGGCCACTTACCCTATAGCGGTAACTATCGGGGGGAATACCTTGATATGGCTCGCTCTGCCGCGCGACAGCACGGGGTACCCGAAGATCTGTTTCTGCGATTGGTGCAGCAGGAAAGCAACTGGAACCCCAATGCAAAGTCTCACAAGGGCGCGTTGGGGCTTGCGCAGCTGATGCCCGCCACTGCCCGGTCTTTGGGCGTTGACCCTCAAAAACCCCAGCAAAACCTAGAAGGTGGCGCCCGGTATCTGGCCAGGCAATACCGCAAATTCGGCACCTGGAAACTGGCTCTGGCGGCCTATAACGCAGGACCACAAGCGGTTGAAAAGCATGGCGGAATCCCGCCGTACCGAGAGACCCAAAACTACGTGAAAAAAATCTGGGGCAGCTGA
- a CDS encoding tetratricopeptide repeat-containing sulfotransferase family protein, which translates to MSNSAQLDISDRDMAAQSSRQILKTADHLMERRQYRMALAGLLPLMQESSLDVAVLDRTASCYFQLGDCQAAISLVEVLIQLRPDLTAGWGKLAAMKHSLGDKQGAIEGYRKVLKEDKNSVFALAALNRLDPFRRDGQKASRLRKLSKSPKSPKLSNAERSAVFSALGQIEHASNRPNSAFRFFAKAKAAQKADYSPEVMEQLVDGQIEKFRKNTTTECHRDGPRIVFVMGMPRSGTTLVETILARHSIVGTAGESTALSKTLQVVRQHIKDTQRGADVWDWFGQLSEQEIAIFRQSYYGFLSQGTTVSNDVIVDKMPGNSLHLGLAHMLLPNAKFIFMSRHPLDVGLSNFSTIFGTGNQFSSRLDWIGQTTRSVYRSIEDYKQKLPDQLRIQSYQGLVTNPEIQIRALLDHAGLSWEPDCLSPQDAEGAIRTASVEQAREKINTRALGKWQPYEQQLQPLVDALGGPEWIQAWQTQDKMSASC; encoded by the coding sequence ATGTCAAATTCAGCTCAACTCGACATTTCGGACCGTGACATGGCCGCACAGTCCAGCCGCCAGATTCTAAAGACCGCTGATCATCTCATGGAGAGACGTCAGTACAGAATGGCCCTGGCTGGACTACTACCGCTGATGCAAGAGAGCAGCCTTGATGTCGCTGTACTGGACAGAACAGCCAGCTGTTACTTTCAGTTAGGTGATTGTCAAGCAGCCATTTCCCTGGTTGAGGTCCTAATCCAACTCAGGCCAGACCTGACGGCTGGGTGGGGGAAATTGGCTGCTATGAAGCACTCGCTTGGTGATAAACAGGGTGCAATTGAAGGATACCGTAAGGTATTGAAGGAAGATAAAAATTCTGTTTTTGCATTGGCTGCTTTGAATCGTTTAGACCCTTTTAGGCGCGATGGTCAAAAAGCATCTAGATTGCGAAAGCTATCAAAGTCACCAAAGTCACCAAAGTTGTCAAACGCAGAACGCTCCGCAGTTTTTAGTGCACTTGGGCAAATCGAACACGCCTCCAACCGCCCGAACTCTGCGTTTCGGTTCTTTGCCAAGGCTAAGGCCGCCCAAAAAGCGGACTATTCTCCTGAAGTGATGGAGCAACTGGTAGACGGTCAGATTGAGAAATTCAGGAAAAACACCACGACAGAGTGTCATCGCGATGGCCCGCGTATCGTGTTTGTCATGGGGATGCCAAGATCCGGAACGACCTTAGTCGAGACTATTCTCGCTCGACACTCAATAGTCGGGACTGCCGGCGAAAGCACCGCTTTGTCGAAAACGCTTCAAGTTGTTCGCCAGCACATAAAGGACACCCAGCGAGGGGCAGATGTCTGGGATTGGTTTGGTCAGTTGTCCGAGCAGGAGATCGCCATATTTCGGCAGAGTTATTATGGGTTTCTTTCGCAGGGCACGACCGTATCCAATGATGTCATTGTCGACAAAATGCCGGGTAATTCCCTGCACCTGGGTTTAGCGCATATGCTGCTGCCAAATGCCAAGTTTATATTTATGTCGCGGCATCCATTGGATGTCGGCCTGTCGAATTTTTCGACCATCTTTGGCACCGGAAATCAGTTTTCCAGCCGACTTGATTGGATTGGCCAGACGACACGTTCGGTGTATCGATCAATTGAAGACTACAAACAAAAATTGCCCGATCAGCTCCGCATCCAATCTTATCAAGGGCTGGTGACCAATCCAGAAATCCAGATCAGGGCTCTGTTAGACCATGCCGGGCTGTCCTGGGAACCGGACTGTCTGTCACCACAGGACGCAGAAGGGGCGATCCGGACGGCATCGGTGGAGCAGGCGCGTGAAAAAATCAACACCCGGGCATTAGGAAAGTGGCAACCTTATGAGCAACAGCTTCAGCCCTTGGTCGATGCATTGGGTGGGCCGGAATGGATCCAAGCCTGGCAGACCCAGGATAAGATGTCTGCCAGCTGTTGA
- a CDS encoding dipeptide ABC transporter ATP-binding protein translates to MSKMAAYDGPILEIDKLSISFFTRLREIPAVMDFSVSVMPGEAVGLVGESGCGKSTVALGVMQDLGKNGRVVGGTIKFKGRDLAQMSAEELRDIRGNEIAMIYQEPMASLNPAMKIGKQLMEVPMIHEGVSKDDAYERALEVVTDVRLPDPERILNSFPHQLSGGQQQRIVIAMALMSKPALLILDEPTTALDVTVEAAVVELVRDLGKKYGTSMLFISHNLGLILETCDRLCVMYSGEAAERGSIEDVFDDMQHPYTQALFRSIPLPGADKNARPLVAIPGNFPLPHERPPGCNFGPRCDYFEPGRCDAGDILMAAVDGNDRHQSRCLKFNEIDWSAPIVLAEPKAKAKIGDVVLKVDNLKKYYEVAANALFAGGETKVVKANETLSFEARESETLAIVGESGCGKSTFAKVLMGLETATEGEILLDGINIEQVPIEQRDTDTVADIQMVFQNPFDTLNPSMTVGRQIIRALEIFRVGKSERDRKKRMLELLDLVKLPRAFAERMPRQLSGGQKQRVGIARAFAGGARIVVADEPVSALDVSVQAAVTDLLMEIQRNEKTTLLFISHDLSIVRYLSDRVMVMYLGHVVEIGDTDQVFSPPYHPYTEALLSAVPIADTSIEKTHIVLEGDIPSAMNPPSGCPFQTRCRWKGEVPDGLCDREVPTVKQLAAGHQIKCHLADDILAKMEPVIKIAAE, encoded by the coding sequence ATGAGCAAGATGGCAGCGTATGACGGGCCAATCCTGGAGATTGACAAGCTATCGATCTCGTTTTTCACACGACTACGGGAAATTCCGGCTGTGATGGATTTTTCAGTCTCGGTGATGCCTGGCGAAGCCGTCGGACTGGTGGGAGAGAGTGGCTGCGGCAAATCCACCGTGGCGCTGGGGGTGATGCAGGATCTGGGCAAAAATGGCCGCGTCGTTGGCGGCACTATCAAATTCAAAGGCCGCGATCTGGCGCAGATGAGCGCCGAAGAGTTACGCGATATTCGTGGCAATGAAATTGCAATGATCTATCAAGAGCCTATGGCCTCGCTGAACCCGGCGATGAAGATCGGCAAGCAGCTGATGGAAGTGCCGATGATCCATGAGGGCGTCAGCAAGGACGACGCCTATGAGCGGGCGCTGGAGGTGGTGACGGATGTGCGCCTGCCTGACCCGGAACGGATCCTCAATTCATTTCCACACCAGCTGTCGGGTGGCCAGCAACAGCGCATTGTTATCGCCATGGCGCTGATGTCAAAGCCTGCCCTGCTCATCCTGGATGAACCAACCACCGCATTGGACGTAACAGTCGAAGCCGCAGTGGTTGAACTGGTCCGGGATTTGGGCAAAAAATACGGCACCTCGATGCTGTTCATCAGCCATAATCTGGGGTTGATACTGGAGACCTGTGACCGGCTCTGTGTGATGTATTCGGGGGAAGCGGCCGAACGCGGCTCGATTGAAGATGTGTTCGACGACATGCAGCACCCTTATACGCAGGCCCTGTTTCGCTCGATCCCGCTGCCCGGCGCAGATAAGAACGCCCGCCCCCTGGTGGCGATACCGGGAAACTTTCCGCTGCCGCATGAAAGACCACCGGGATGCAACTTTGGCCCGCGCTGTGACTATTTCGAGCCAGGCCGCTGTGATGCAGGCGATATTTTGATGGCGGCGGTTGATGGCAATGACCGGCATCAAAGCCGCTGCCTGAAGTTCAACGAGATCGACTGGTCGGCGCCGATTGTCCTTGCTGAACCGAAGGCAAAAGCCAAGATCGGCGATGTGGTGCTGAAAGTCGACAATCTGAAGAAATACTATGAGGTCGCGGCCAATGCCCTGTTTGCTGGCGGTGAGACAAAGGTGGTCAAGGCCAATGAGACGCTGAGTTTCGAGGCCCGTGAATCTGAAACACTGGCCATTGTCGGGGAATCGGGCTGTGGTAAATCCACCTTTGCCAAGGTGCTGATGGGACTGGAGACCGCCACCGAGGGGGAAATCCTGCTGGATGGCATCAATATCGAGCAGGTGCCAATCGAGCAGCGCGACACCGACACCGTGGCGGACATTCAGATGGTGTTTCAAAACCCATTTGACACGCTCAATCCCTCGATGACGGTGGGGCGGCAAATTATCCGGGCGCTGGAAATATTTCGGGTCGGCAAATCCGAGAGGGACCGCAAAAAGCGGATGCTGGAATTGCTGGATCTGGTAAAGTTGCCGAGGGCCTTTGCCGAGCGGATGCCCCGGCAACTGTCGGGGGGGCAGAAACAACGGGTGGGGATCGCCCGCGCCTTTGCCGGCGGCGCGCGTATCGTGGTGGCGGATGAGCCGGTGTCGGCGCTGGATGTCTCAGTTCAGGCGGCCGTGACGGATCTTTTGATGGAAATCCAGCGCAACGAGAAAACCACGCTGCTGTTCATCAGCCATGATTTGTCGATTGTGCGCTACCTGTCGGACCGGGTTATGGTGATGTATCTTGGCCATGTGGTGGAGATCGGCGATACCGATCAAGTCTTCTCGCCGCCATACCATCCCTATACAGAAGCCTTGCTGTCGGCGGTGCCCATTGCTGATACCTCAATCGAGAAGACGCATATTGTGCTGGAAGGTGATATTCCATCGGCGATGAACCCTCCCTCCGGCTGCCCATTCCAAACCCGCTGCCGATGGAAGGGCGAGGTCCCCGATGGATTGTGCGACCGCGAGGTGCCGACGGTAAAGCAACTGGCAGCGGGACATCAGATCAAGTGCCATCTGGCGGATGATATTCTTGCCAAAATGGAGCCGGTAATTAAAATCGCCGCTGAATAG